From Candidatus Eisenbacteria bacterium, the proteins below share one genomic window:
- a CDS encoding sugar transferase, which yields MIFPSELVSKPRRAETEPGPVYSFLKRTIDIIGSGIGLLLLAPVFVILAIAIRIDSPGSVFYVQERIGKNRRRERRSDPPGGECRRRQDTFGRPFKIYKLRSMVVNAEKATGPVWAAAADSRITRMGRFLRKTRLDETPQLWNVLRGDMSLVGPRPERPSFVVTLAQTLPEYPMRCSTLPGITGLAQVKSQYDSSIETVNRKLQYDLYYVRHGRFMLDMKIMAATVKVMARGEGAH from the coding sequence ATGATCTTCCCGTCAGAACTCGTCTCCAAGCCGCGTCGCGCGGAGACGGAGCCTGGCCCCGTCTACTCCTTCCTCAAGAGAACCATCGACATCATCGGCTCGGGCATCGGGCTCCTGCTCCTTGCGCCGGTCTTCGTGATTCTCGCGATCGCGATCAGGATCGACAGCCCCGGTTCCGTCTTCTACGTCCAGGAACGAATCGGCAAGAACCGCAGGCGCGAGCGCCGGAGTGATCCTCCGGGCGGCGAGTGCCGCCGGCGCCAGGACACGTTCGGCCGCCCGTTCAAGATCTACAAGCTCCGCTCGATGGTCGTGAACGCGGAGAAGGCGACCGGACCGGTGTGGGCCGCTGCGGCGGACAGCCGGATCACCCGCATGGGGCGCTTCCTCCGGAAGACCCGCCTCGACGAGACTCCTCAGCTCTGGAACGTGCTCCGCGGAGACATGAGCCTGGTCGGACCACGTCCCGAGCGCCCCAGCTTCGTCGTCACGCTCGCGCAGACCCTTCCCGAGTACCCGATGCGGTGCTCCACGCTGCCGGGGATCACGGGGCTCGCGCAGGTCAAGTCGCAGTACGACTCGTCCATCGAGACCGTGAACCGGAAGCTGCAGTACGATCTCTACTACGTTCGCCACGGCCGCTTCATGCTCGACATGAAGATCATGGCCGCGACGGTGAAGGTGATGGCGCGAGGAGAAGGGGCGCACTAA
- a CDS encoding ATP-binding protein, whose translation MRVPTRPSEIQRAAYERLWRRAEEIRSLCGLPPLPTQSKGPDGPDPLSLAPLVEILLLDLEGNFRRELATRVQLEGLGELMAFSSRSDEPGASYRTLVNYLARALDQPRLWLGVLDGSPPAFTVYVAGDPAVVDVKPERVHVQWLQPDWLQWVALGKGNSPLWVGPTGSRKGGPWHPLPVRGELAIGRLSGEVPHCPGSMPGGLVCGLSRAPLQDLAGGHRQCGQCEFRHIIGLLGVEGRDAPEVRSLDPVVPSLGAILTNLGLRDSLDLETRFREAVIEYLPLGVVAIDSRGHVLTWNRAAEELVGLSRDEAASQPLARTLPERSWHDSLVQSLEQGREEVRREHDLVRPDGSSVPVEVSTAPLRDSEGRIRGAVATLMDVSSIKSMEERIRQLDRLAALGRFASSVAHELRNPLTGIATGVQYLSRGYPEGDERHESVAFILREVVRLNTIIQDLFTASRPRDLRLESISLQEVAQRALRGLKPTPEDSGVRIELEGADTWPRVTADADQIQQVLLNLIQNAVQATPRGGRVTLRVREGRGGVEIEVEDTGSGIAEEHREKIFDPFYTTRSKGTGLGLFVAHGIVQRHRGAIEVESEVGNGTRFRILLPRNRPEGDA comes from the coding sequence GTGAGAGTGCCGACCCGCCCCAGCGAGATCCAGCGCGCCGCCTACGAGCGGCTCTGGCGCCGTGCCGAGGAGATCCGCTCCCTCTGCGGTCTGCCCCCGCTTCCCACGCAGTCGAAGGGGCCGGACGGCCCCGATCCGCTCTCGCTCGCTCCCCTCGTCGAGATCCTGCTCCTGGACCTCGAAGGGAACTTCCGCCGCGAGCTCGCCACCCGCGTCCAGCTCGAAGGACTCGGCGAGCTCATGGCGTTCTCGTCGCGGAGCGACGAGCCGGGCGCTTCCTACCGCACGCTCGTGAACTACCTCGCCCGCGCCCTGGATCAGCCACGGCTCTGGCTGGGCGTGCTGGACGGGAGTCCTCCGGCGTTCACCGTCTACGTGGCCGGAGACCCCGCGGTGGTCGACGTGAAGCCGGAGCGCGTTCACGTCCAGTGGCTCCAGCCGGATTGGCTGCAATGGGTCGCGCTGGGAAAGGGCAACTCGCCCCTCTGGGTCGGGCCGACCGGCTCGCGGAAGGGCGGACCGTGGCACCCGCTCCCGGTTCGCGGCGAGCTCGCCATCGGGAGGCTCTCGGGAGAAGTGCCGCACTGTCCGGGCTCGATGCCCGGGGGTCTGGTCTGCGGCCTCTCGCGGGCGCCCCTCCAGGACCTCGCCGGCGGACACCGTCAGTGCGGCCAGTGCGAGTTTCGCCACATCATCGGCCTCCTCGGAGTCGAGGGGAGGGACGCCCCCGAGGTCCGCTCGCTCGATCCCGTGGTCCCATCCCTGGGCGCCATCCTCACGAATCTCGGGCTCCGGGACTCGCTCGATCTCGAGACCCGGTTCCGGGAGGCGGTCATCGAATACCTCCCCCTGGGCGTCGTCGCGATCGACTCGCGAGGCCACGTCCTCACATGGAATCGAGCCGCCGAGGAGCTGGTCGGACTGAGCCGTGACGAGGCCGCATCCCAGCCCCTCGCGCGAACGCTCCCGGAGCGCTCGTGGCACGACTCGCTGGTGCAGAGCCTCGAGCAGGGAAGGGAGGAGGTGCGCCGCGAGCACGACCTCGTTCGTCCGGACGGCTCCTCGGTCCCGGTGGAGGTTTCCACGGCTCCGCTCCGGGACTCCGAGGGACGGATCCGCGGCGCGGTGGCCACGCTCATGGACGTCTCCAGCATCAAGAGCATGGAGGAGCGGATCCGGCAGCTCGACCGCCTCGCGGCCCTGGGCCGCTTCGCCTCGAGCGTCGCCCACGAGCTCCGGAACCCCCTGACCGGGATCGCCACCGGGGTCCAGTACCTGAGCCGCGGCTACCCCGAGGGGGACGAGCGCCACGAGAGCGTCGCCTTCATCCTCCGGGAGGTGGTCCGGCTCAACACCATCATCCAGGACCTCTTCACGGCCTCCAGGCCCCGCGACCTGCGCCTGGAGTCGATCTCCCTCCAGGAGGTCGCCCAGCGCGCCCTCCGCGGGCTCAAGCCGACCCCCGAGGACTCAGGGGTCAGGATCGAGCTGGAAGGTGCCGATACCTGGCCCAGGGTCACGGCCGACGCGGACCAGATCCAGCAGGTCCTCTTGAACCTCATCCAGAACGCCGTCCAGGCGACTCCCCGGGGCGGGCGCGTCACGCTTCGCGTCCGGGAGGGACGCGGGGGGGTGGAGATCGAGGTGGAGGACACCGGATCCGGGATTGCGGAGGAGCACCGGGAGAAGATCTTCGACCCGTTCTACACCACCCGTTCCAAGGGGACCGGGCTGGGCCTCTTCGTGGCGCACGGAATCGTGCAGCGCCATCGGGGGGCGATCGAGGTCGAGAGCGAGGTGGGGAACGGTACCCGCTTCCGGATCCTGCTTCCGAGGAACCGTCCTGAGGGCGACGCATGA
- a CDS encoding sigma-54 dependent transcriptional regulator: MTKASILIIDDDDTIRYFLPRDLEAEGFQVTTAETGQAGLRALERETVDLVLLDIRLPDLTGIEVLQRIRAQWPDQIVVMLTGEPDHETAVSAMRLGARDYLTKGKPIREELLLVLERELSNQRLGREVQHLRRERTQKFTREFVRGQSAAMERVYSVVEQVAASESTSVLIEGESGTGKELIAHLIHDLSARKDKPMLEVNCAAIPRELLESELFGHEKGAFTDARQQKQGLLELAHGGTLFLDEVGEMSLTIQVKLLRVLERMTFKRVGGTKDITVSVRVISATNQNLETMVREQRFREDLYYRLKVVPIRVPALRDRREDILPLARHFLEQFNRSFGKVFRAIDPEAERILLSYPWPGNIRELRNLFERIVLLNQGDRIQAQHLNAAIAAPPPRGDSEMDALRQVIESGQFPEDGIDLEGALGSVEREIIQRAFDWTRGNQSRTATLLQMKRDKLRYRMKLYGFHDATTSEIA, from the coding sequence ATGACGAAGGCTTCGATTCTCATCATCGACGACGACGACACCATCCGCTACTTCCTGCCGCGCGACCTGGAGGCCGAGGGATTCCAGGTGACGACGGCGGAGACGGGGCAGGCGGGACTCCGTGCGCTCGAGCGGGAAACGGTCGATCTCGTGCTCCTCGACATCCGCCTGCCCGATCTCACCGGGATCGAGGTGCTGCAGCGGATCCGGGCGCAGTGGCCCGACCAGATCGTCGTCATGCTCACCGGCGAGCCGGATCACGAGACCGCCGTCTCCGCCATGCGGCTCGGGGCCCGCGACTACCTCACGAAGGGAAAGCCGATTCGCGAGGAGCTCCTCCTCGTCCTCGAGCGGGAGCTCTCGAACCAGCGCCTCGGACGCGAGGTCCAGCACCTCCGCCGGGAGCGCACGCAGAAGTTCACGCGCGAGTTCGTCCGCGGGCAGAGCGCGGCGATGGAGCGCGTCTACTCGGTCGTGGAGCAGGTGGCCGCGAGCGAGTCCACCAGCGTGCTGATCGAGGGGGAGAGCGGAACCGGGAAGGAGCTGATCGCGCACCTGATCCACGATCTCTCCGCCCGCAAGGACAAGCCGATGCTCGAGGTGAACTGCGCCGCGATCCCTCGCGAGCTCCTCGAGTCGGAGCTCTTCGGGCACGAGAAGGGCGCCTTCACCGACGCGCGCCAGCAGAAGCAGGGACTTCTGGAGCTCGCGCACGGGGGCACTCTCTTCCTGGACGAGGTGGGCGAGATGAGTCTCACGATCCAGGTGAAGCTCCTCCGCGTGCTCGAGCGGATGACGTTCAAGCGTGTCGGCGGCACGAAGGACATCACCGTGAGCGTGCGCGTCATCTCCGCCACGAATCAGAACCTCGAGACCATGGTGCGGGAACAGCGCTTCCGGGAGGACCTCTATTACCGTCTCAAGGTCGTGCCCATCCGCGTTCCCGCGCTCCGGGACCGGAGGGAGGACATCCTCCCCCTGGCGCGGCACTTTCTCGAGCAGTTCAACCGCTCCTTCGGGAAGGTCTTCCGCGCCATCGATCCCGAGGCCGAGCGGATTCTCCTCTCCTATCCCTGGCCGGGGAACATCCGCGAGCTCCGGAACCTGTTCGAGCGGATCGTGCTCCTGAACCAGGGAGACCGCATCCAGGCCCAGCACCTGAACGCCGCCATCGCGGCGCCCCCTCCCCGGGGCGACTCCGAGATGGACGCTCTCCGCCAGGTGATCGAGTCGGGGCAGTTCCCGGAGGATGGGATCGACCTCGAGGGTGCCCTGGGCTCCGTGGAGCGGGAGATCATCCAGCGAGCCTTCGATTGGACCCGTGGGAATCAGAGCCGGACGGCGACGCTTCTGCAGATGAAGCGTGATAAACTGCGCTACCGGATGAAACTCTACGGGTTCCATGACGCCACCACGAGCGAGATCGCCTGA
- a CDS encoding LptE family protein, producing the protein MTPPRARSPETPARGLTRVALFFLLAAGAPGCGYTLSSVLPTHIKTIAIPTFANNTVEHGLADDVTQSLIDGFLADKKLRLERERDADSVLRGTVLAYRNRVYAYDPSEVATQYEILLIVQVTYRDVVKNRDLWKENEMIVRTTYHEVPVGTEPAQTEVDGRRDVIQKLTDLVVSRTIQGW; encoded by the coding sequence ATGACGCCACCACGAGCGAGATCGCCTGAGACCCCGGCCCGGGGCCTGACCCGGGTCGCCCTCTTCTTCCTGCTCGCGGCCGGAGCGCCGGGGTGCGGCTACACGCTCTCGAGCGTTCTCCCCACCCACATCAAGACGATCGCGATTCCGACCTTCGCGAACAACACGGTGGAGCACGGCCTCGCGGACGACGTCACACAATCGCTCATCGACGGCTTCCTCGCGGACAAGAAGCTCCGCCTGGAGCGGGAGCGGGACGCCGATTCCGTGCTCCGGGGGACGGTCCTCGCGTACCGCAATCGCGTGTATGCTTACGATCCCAGCGAGGTGGCGACCCAGTACGAGATCCTGCTCATCGTGCAGGTGACGTACCGGGACGTCGTCAAGAACCGGGATCTCTGGAAGGAGAACGAGATGATCGTGCGCACCACCTATCACGAGGTCCCGGTCGGGACGGAGCCCGCGCAGACCGAGGTGGACGGGCGGAGGGACGTGATCCAGAAGCTCACGGACCTCGTCGTGAGCCGGACGATCCAGGGGTGGTGA